From Sander lucioperca isolate FBNREF2018 chromosome 14, SLUC_FBN_1.2, whole genome shotgun sequence, the proteins below share one genomic window:
- the LOC118493041 gene encoding uncharacterized protein LOC118493041: MEQLADAVANGPWVEKTGKDFDPFPVQSDGQSCGIFMLMYALCICTGAQFHFLDSDIPSIRKWWCLQILEKFSITRHGQHFGQRFAFWTEEAKQMMAGNLPPIYRIPRPHKEEQVEVEELPLTVKDMYTAEYIVRNNPGLFKGRVHEPSFVWMNHDDQLNCWRVLMDTMECDAKDPFTFTFDHMQDMDTFMGVCRDMLDLRVNAGCGLHSPPHVGRVTDSD, translated from the exons ATGGA ACAACTTGCAGATGCAGTGGCTAATGGGCCGTGGGTGGAGAAGACGGGCAAAGATTTTGAT CCATTTCCAGTTCAATCAGATGGACAGAGCTGTGGGATCTTCATGCTTATG TACGCCCTCTGCATCTGTACTGGTGCCCAGTTTCACTTTTTGGAT AGTGACATACCATCCATTCGCAAGTGGTGGTGTCTCCAGATTCTGGAGAAATTCTCAATCACAAG GCATGGGCAGCACTTCGGACAGCGCTTTGCCTTCTGGACAGAGGAGGCAAAACAGATGATGGCAGGCAACCTACCACCTATTTATAGGATTCCTCGACCCCACAAA GAGGAGCAGGTAGAAGTGGAGGAGCTACCATTAACTGTCAAAGACATGTACACGGCAGAGTACATCGTCAGGAACAACCCTGGGCTGTTTAAGGGACGGGTGCACGAGCCGTCATTCGTGTGGATGAATCATGATGACCAACTTAATTGTTGGAGAGTGTTGATGGACACAATGGAGTGTGATGCCAAGGACCCATTCACATTCACTTTTGACCATATGCAGGACATGGACACATTTATGGGGGTTTGTAGAGACATGCTCGACCTTCGTGTTAATGCTGGATGTGGGCTGCACAGTCCCCCACATGTCGGCCGAGTGACTGACTCTGACTGA